A window from Fusobacterium sp. JB019 encodes these proteins:
- the rfbD gene encoding dTDP-4-dehydrorhamnose reductase yields MILITGANGQLGNDFKRLFSSNDIKYIGTDVRELDITKEDEIREFLKGKNINLIINCAAYNNVDKAEEEQELCKKLNRDSPVMLAKIAKEIDAELITYSTDFVFDGKKSKPYTEEDEPNPLSVYGKTKLQGEKETLNCYDKVFVVRTSWVFGMGNNNFNKQLISWSKEKNKLFIVDDQISSPTYSKDLAEFTWELIRTKKYGLYHFSNSGEASKFDQAKYLLNKIGWRGELLRAKTKDFNLKAKRANYTKLSSNKIEKLLGISIPNWQSGIDRFLEELI; encoded by the coding sequence ATGATTTTAATAACAGGAGCAAATGGACAATTAGGTAATGATTTTAAAAGGTTATTTAGTAGTAATGATATTAAATACATAGGAACTGATGTTAGAGAACTAGACATAACTAAAGAAGATGAAATTAGGGAATTTTTAAAAGGAAAAAATATAAATTTAATAATTAATTGTGCAGCATACAATAATGTAGACAAAGCAGAAGAGGAACAAGAATTATGTAAAAAATTAAATAGAGATTCTCCAGTTATGTTGGCTAAAATAGCAAAAGAAATTGATGCAGAACTAATTACTTATTCAACAGATTTTGTGTTTGATGGGAAAAAAAGTAAACCTTACACAGAAGAAGATGAACCAAATCCTCTGTCTGTTTATGGGAAGACTAAGTTACAAGGAGAAAAAGAAACTCTAAATTGCTATGACAAAGTTTTTGTAGTAAGGACATCTTGGGTTTTTGGAATGGGAAATAATAACTTTAATAAGCAGCTTATTAGTTGGAGTAAAGAAAAGAATAAATTATTTATAGTAGATGATCAAATTTCTTCACCTACTTATTCAAAAGATTTGGCAGAATTTACATGGGAGCTTATAAGAACTAAAAAGTATGGTTTGTATCATTTTTCAAACTCTGGAGAAGCTTCAAAGTTTGATCAAGCTAAATATTTATTAAATAAAATAGGCTGGAGGGGAGAGTTATTAAGAGCAAAAACTAAGGATTTTAATCTTAAAGCAAAAAGAGCAAATTATACAAAATTATCTAGTAATAAAATAGAAAAATTATTGGGTATATCAATTCCTAATTGGCAATCAGGGATTGATAGATTTTTAGAAGAATTGATATAA
- the pssA gene encoding CDP-diacylglycerol--serine O-phosphatidyltransferase: MVEKKYIAPNAITAANMLLGYLSITSSIKGNISYAIWFIFLAMVCDGLDGKTARKLDAFSEFGKEFDSFADAISFGIAPSILVYSILSNFPKFVSFVIPVAFIYALCGVMRLVKFNVVTIASDEKDDFSGMPIPNGAATIISYLLICQQADKFGHNLFSVEIFMGITVISAALMVSTIPFVTPDKAFKFVPKKFTPVFIILIFLTLKYSMFLISFYYIIYNLLQYHRYRKEMKFTSSYED; the protein is encoded by the coding sequence ATGGTTGAAAAGAAATATATAGCACCTAATGCAATTACTGCTGCTAATATGCTTCTTGGTTATCTTAGTATTACATCATCTATAAAAGGAAATATTAGTTATGCTATTTGGTTTATTTTTTTAGCTATGGTATGTGATGGATTAGATGGAAAAACAGCTCGAAAATTAGATGCTTTTAGTGAATTTGGTAAAGAATTTGATTCTTTTGCTGATGCAATATCTTTTGGTATAGCACCTAGTATTCTAGTTTACTCTATTCTTTCTAATTTTCCTAAATTTGTATCTTTTGTAATTCCAGTTGCCTTTATATATGCTCTTTGTGGAGTTATGAGATTAGTTAAATTTAACGTCGTTACAATCGCTTCAGATGAAAAAGATGATTTTAGTGGTATGCCTATACCAAATGGAGCCGCAACTATTATCTCTTATCTTTTAATTTGTCAACAAGCTGATAAATTTGGACATAATTTATTTAGTGTAGAAATTTTTATGGGAATAACTGTTATTTCAGCTGCTTTAATGGTTTCTACTATCCCTTTTGTCACACCTGATAAAGCATTTAAATTTGTACCTAAAAAATTTACGCCTGTTTTCATTATTTTAATTTTTCTAACTTTAAAATATAGTATGTTTTTAATTTCTTTTTATTATATCATTTATAATTTACTACAATATCATCGTTATAGAAAAGAAATGAAATTTACAAGTTCATATGAAGATTAA
- a CDS encoding cation diffusion facilitator family transporter, translated as MYKILDCRQIEKALEKFVKLDKDIPIIEKALYIVLTDENQEIGYIVARVLPKKYILERIFIKEDERYKSYGMKLLIFFIEHGIKKKKETIEYEKEDIDNFLKKARFEKRNDNRLVLDIREERKRKKEGSLVAIKAVFLNIFLAVIKIFGGIYGHSRALVADGINSLSDVFTSFGILLGIYFSNIPSDEEHPYGHEKIESIIGTIMGVIIILTSFEIARNAVGNLLRKQVDYEINLNIIWFAGISVVVKYMMYLNKMKVGKKTNNIALIAAARDSKSDSISSFSVIIGILLSYYISNIFDVILTILVSILIFKEGVVTVLETSNSLLDKQEESFIKKIEEYVYKNTNIKNVHEIYMRRYGDKIYLSMHIRLDKNMTVYEAHSLTDSLSESIVIDFKEVKDVMIHIDCLID; from the coding sequence ATGTATAAAATATTAGATTGTAGACAAATAGAAAAAGCATTAGAAAAATTTGTAAAATTAGATAAAGACATTCCAATAATAGAAAAAGCATTATACATAGTTTTAACAGATGAAAATCAGGAAATAGGTTATATTGTTGCAAGGGTATTACCTAAAAAATATATTTTAGAGAGAATATTTATAAAAGAAGATGAACGATATAAATCTTATGGAATGAAACTTTTAATATTCTTTATAGAACATGGAATAAAAAAGAAAAAAGAAACTATTGAATATGAAAAAGAAGATATTGATAATTTTTTAAAAAAAGCAAGATTCGAAAAAAGAAACGATAATAGATTAGTTTTGGATATAAGAGAAGAAAGAAAAAGAAAAAAAGAAGGAAGTTTAGTAGCTATAAAAGCAGTATTTTTAAATATATTTTTAGCAGTGATAAAGATATTTGGAGGGATATATGGTCATTCAAGAGCACTGGTTGCAGATGGTATAAATTCTCTCTCAGATGTTTTTACGTCTTTTGGGATTCTTTTAGGTATATATTTTAGTAACATTCCGAGTGACGAAGAGCATCCCTATGGGCATGAAAAAATAGAAAGTATTATAGGTACTATTATGGGAGTAATAATAATATTAACATCTTTTGAAATAGCAAGAAATGCTGTAGGAAATTTATTAAGAAAGCAAGTTGATTATGAAATAAACCTTAATATTATTTGGTTTGCAGGTATATCTGTAGTTGTAAAATATATGATGTATTTAAATAAAATGAAAGTAGGGAAGAAGACAAATAATATTGCTTTGATAGCAGCAGCAAGAGATAGTAAAAGTGATTCTATCTCATCTTTTAGTGTTATAATAGGTATTCTTTTATCCTATTATATTTCTAATATATTTGATGTTATTTTAACAATACTAGTTTCAATATTGATTTTTAAAGAAGGAGTTGTAACTGTATTAGAAACTTCAAATTCTCTTTTAGACAAACAAGAGGAGAGTTTTATAAAAAAAATAGAAGAATATGTTTATAAAAATACAAATATAAAGAATGTTCATGAAATATATATGAGAAGGTATGGAGATAAAATATATTTAAGTATGCATATAAGATTAGATAAAAATATGACTGTCTACGAGGCACATAGTTTAACAGATAGTTTGAGTGAATCTATTGTGATAGATTTTAAAGAAGTAAAAGATGTAATGATACATATAGATTGTTTGATAGATTAA
- a CDS encoding UvrD-helicase domain-containing protein, with amino-acid sequence MESILSKLNEQQKIAGEKIEGPLLILAGAGSGKTRTITYRIAHMIMELGISPYSILAVTFTNKAAKEMKERVESLVGENGKRVMISTFHSFGLKLLRIYSNVIGYDANFTIYDVDDQKKIVKAILKKLVVKDSELTEGKIVSRISKLKEDGVDPEDYEKNHKFEPNANIISEVYKRYNTELKINNSMDFSDILVNTYKLLEGEEILKKVQEKYKYIMVDEYQDTNNIQYNIVNKIAGKYKNICVVGDENQSIYGFRGANIRNILDFEKDYPNATIIKLEENYRSTKTILQAANSVIKNNKTSKNKKLWTSKASGEKIFVKPCITAREEVNYVIEKIVEMKSQGKRYNDFTILYRTNAQSRLFEEGFLRYGIPYKIFGGMQFYQRMEVKDILAYLSVINNQKDGINLNRIINIPKRKIGSKTLEKINLYGEENNLTFYETLGEIDNVLGIGKSTLIKLKEFYSIMEELISFSFELPVSEIFDLLISKISYKEYLKTLNDNVESRIENIDELKNSIVELEKILENLTLREYLENVSLISATDDLEEEKEYIKLMTIHNAKGLEFPVVFLVGMEDELFPNAGKVLVDEDALEEERRVCYVAITRAEEKLFMSYSVSRYVYGREEYRTASRFIEEISPELIKKEKNPQLEYRKKQAEKDIAEKILERHSKRKINTRNTIDNIEELKANIEIMKNLPYRVGEKVSHSKFGLGKIIGVNEKKVTVQFVTGKKNIAMVLAGKFLTKE; translated from the coding sequence ATGGAAAGTATATTATCAAAATTAAATGAACAACAAAAAATAGCTGGGGAAAAAATAGAGGGTCCTTTGTTAATTTTAGCTGGTGCGGGATCAGGGAAAACGAGAACAATAACTTATAGGATAGCACATATGATAATGGAATTAGGAATTTCTCCTTATTCTATTTTAGCTGTAACTTTTACAAATAAAGCAGCAAAAGAAATGAAGGAAAGGGTGGAAAGTTTAGTTGGTGAAAATGGGAAAAGAGTAATGATTTCAACGTTCCATTCTTTTGGGTTAAAGTTATTAAGAATATATTCAAATGTAATAGGATATGATGCTAACTTTACTATTTATGATGTTGATGATCAAAAAAAAATAGTTAAGGCAATATTAAAAAAATTAGTAGTAAAAGATAGTGAATTAACAGAAGGAAAAATAGTTTCAAGAATATCAAAATTAAAAGAAGATGGAGTGGATCCTGAAGATTATGAAAAAAATCATAAATTTGAACCAAATGCAAATATAATTAGTGAAGTTTATAAAAGATATAATACGGAATTAAAAATAAATAATAGCATGGACTTTTCGGATATATTAGTTAATACTTATAAATTACTTGAAGGTGAGGAAATTTTAAAAAAAGTTCAAGAAAAATATAAATATATAATGGTTGATGAGTATCAAGATACAAATAATATTCAATATAATATTGTAAATAAAATAGCAGGAAAATATAAAAATATTTGTGTGGTTGGAGATGAAAATCAGAGCATTTATGGATTTAGAGGAGCGAATATAAGAAATATTTTAGACTTTGAAAAAGATTACCCAAATGCTACAATTATAAAATTAGAAGAAAATTATAGATCAACAAAGACAATATTACAAGCAGCAAATTCAGTTATAAAAAATAATAAGACTTCTAAAAATAAAAAATTATGGACTAGTAAGGCTAGTGGAGAAAAAATTTTTGTTAAACCTTGTATAACAGCAAGAGAAGAAGTGAATTATGTTATTGAAAAAATAGTAGAAATGAAATCTCAAGGGAAAAGATATAATGATTTTACTATTTTATATAGAACGAATGCACAATCTAGATTATTTGAGGAAGGATTTTTGAGATATGGTATTCCTTATAAAATTTTTGGAGGAATGCAATTTTATCAAAGAATGGAAGTAAAGGATATTTTAGCTTATTTATCTGTGATCAATAACCAAAAAGATGGAATAAATTTAAATAGAATAATTAATATCCCAAAAAGAAAAATAGGAAGTAAAACATTAGAGAAAATTAATTTATATGGTGAAGAGAATAATTTAACTTTTTACGAAACACTAGGAGAGATTGATAATGTTTTAGGCATTGGCAAATCTACTTTGATTAAATTGAAAGAGTTTTATTCAATAATGGAAGAATTAATTTCATTTTCCTTTGAATTACCAGTTTCAGAAATTTTTGATTTGTTAATTTCTAAAATTTCTTATAAAGAATATTTAAAAACGTTAAATGATAATGTTGAGTCAAGAATAGAAAATATAGATGAATTAAAAAATTCTATTGTTGAATTGGAAAAAATATTAGAGAATTTAACCTTAAGAGAATACTTAGAAAATGTCTCTCTAATTAGTGCAACAGATGATTTAGAAGAAGAAAAAGAATATATAAAATTAATGACAATACATAATGCTAAAGGACTTGAGTTTCCAGTTGTATTTTTAGTTGGGATGGAAGATGAATTGTTTCCAAATGCCGGAAAAGTATTAGTTGATGAAGATGCACTTGAAGAAGAAAGAAGAGTTTGCTATGTTGCAATAACAAGAGCAGAAGAGAAGTTGTTTATGAGTTATTCAGTAAGTAGATATGTTTATGGCCGTGAAGAATATAGAACAGCATCTAGATTTATAGAAGAAATTTCTCCAGAGCTTATAAAAAAAGAGAAAAATCCTCAGTTAGAATATAGAAAAAAACAAGCTGAAAAGGATATTGCTGAAAAAATATTAGAAAGACATTCTAAAAGAAAAATAAATACAAGAAACACTATAGATAATATAGAAGAACTTAAAGCAAATATAGAAATAATGAAAAATTTACCTTATAGAGTAGGGGAGAAGGTAAGTCATTCTAAGTTTGGATTAGGAAAAATTATAGGAGTAAATGAAAAGAAGGTAACTGTTCAATTTGTAACAGGAAAGAAAAATATAGCCATGGTATTAGCAGGAAAATTTTTAACAAAAGAATAG
- the lpxC gene encoding UDP-3-O-acyl-N-acetylglucosamine deacetylase produces the protein MNRKTIKTDIFYEGIGLHKGNKIKLHLIPAKEGGIVFRRVDLEEGKNEIRLSLENTFDLTRGTNLKNKFGASVYTIEHFLSALYILGITDLIVELEDNELPICDGSARVFIEKIEEVGIEDLQTEIEELEISNPVYLTKGDKHIIALPYDGYKITYTIKFDHTFLKSQMLELDITLDNYKKNIANARTFGFDYEIEYLKKNNLALGGTLDNAIVIEKDGVMNPGGLRYEDEFVRHKILDLIGDLKVLNKPIRGHIIAIKAGHALDIEFANLIKNIKK, from the coding sequence ATGAATAGAAAAACTATAAAAACAGATATATTTTATGAAGGAATTGGACTTCATAAAGGAAATAAAATAAAATTACATTTAATACCAGCAAAAGAAGGTGGGATTGTTTTTAGAAGAGTTGATTTGGAAGAAGGAAAAAATGAAATAAGACTAAGCTTGGAAAACACTTTTGATTTAACAAGAGGAACAAATTTAAAAAATAAATTTGGAGCTTCAGTTTATACAATAGAACATTTTTTATCAGCTTTGTATATTTTAGGTATAACAGATTTGATTGTAGAATTAGAAGACAACGAATTGCCAATTTGTGATGGGAGTGCAAGAGTTTTCATAGAAAAAATAGAAGAAGTGGGAATAGAAGATTTACAAACTGAAATAGAAGAATTAGAAATAAGCAATCCGGTTTATTTAACTAAAGGAGATAAACATATAATAGCTTTACCTTATGATGGTTACAAGATAACATATACGATAAAATTTGATCATACTTTTTTAAAGAGTCAAATGTTAGAATTAGATATAACTTTAGATAATTATAAAAAAAATATAGCTAATGCAAGAACTTTTGGATTTGATTATGAAATTGAATATTTGAAAAAAAATAATTTAGCATTAGGAGGAACTTTAGACAATGCTATTGTTATAGAAAAAGATGGAGTAATGAATCCTGGAGGTCTTAGATATGAAGACGAATTTGTAAGACATAAAATATTAGATTTAATAGGAGATTTAAAGGTTTTAAATAAGCCTATAAGAGGTCATATTATAGCTATAAAAGCTGGGCATGCTCTTGATATTGAGTTTGCAAATTTAATCAAAAATATAAAAAAATAA